One genomic segment of Brassica napus cultivar Da-Ae chromosome A3, Da-Ae, whole genome shotgun sequence includes these proteins:
- the LOC125606841 gene encoding uracil phosphoribosyltransferase, chloroplastic-like, whose translation MSKVLAPPHPLVKHWIFVMRNDQPPTAISIVSGNAIAEIGRLLMFEASREWLLCSFSSKCFSTQIYMCQRNGFQR comes from the exons ATGTCAAAG GTCTTGGCGCCACCACATCCATTGGTCAAACACTGGATCTTTGTCATGAGAAACGACCAACCTCCTACAGCTATTTCA ATTGTTTCAGGGAATGCAATAGCTGAAATAGGGAGACTATTGATGTTCGAAGCATCTCGAGAGTGGCTG CTGTGTTCATTCAGTAGCAAGTGCTTCTCAACACAGATCTATATGTGTCAAAG GAATGGTTTCCAGAGGTAG
- the LOC106438153 gene encoding WEB family protein At2g38370, translating into MAESPEPVSVTEPGSLNPDSDLSFNGRVEIDTSTQFESVREAANRFGGFGFWRPSHNYKPPGAFQENVEGDIIRLKAQAAELQNDLILKERETLEVVKELETTKATVKELNLKLQKKNEKELLREEVDGCFKPAGAVLKDLSKAKMNLCKRTVDLAGIRGSVEVLNKKLQEEKAALEKTRERLMKRSLKGETGEMDAFGMMNEVQRVSSEAQELKRTGESARVEIVKAMAEIEDTREKIKTAKIRLVAARKMKEAARAAEAVAVAEIKAVTGSQKTDEADAMSRVEANVLKKVDETAQEVETSKKAMEEAVEMVDTANATKLEGEETLRNRQLEKGQRRRLSSSVNNTAKFKSRRETTTTTPRTTRLMDVNGLHLTYDDVAVGSSSSVPVLKATMSIGQILSKKLLVAEDSDAMNVASERKKMSLGQMLAKNSNDDETWSKKSEGKENGKRSLTRKRFAKIAMLLKKESKNKKKIALKLR; encoded by the exons ATGGCCGAGTCCCCAGAACCGGTCTCTGTAACTGAGCCTGGGAGCTTAAACCCTGACTCGGATCTGTCGTTTAATGGCCGAGTCGAGATAGACACTTCGACTCAGTTCGAGTCAGTCAGAGAGGCGGCGAACCGGTTCGGCGGTTTCGGTTTTTGGAGACCTTCTCACAATTATAAACCCCCAGGAGCCTTTCAG GAAAATGTGGAAGGTGATATCATTAGACTCAAGGCACAGGCTGCTGAGCTACAGAACGATCTAATTTTGAAAGAACGGGAGACGCTTGAGGTGGTTAAGGAGCTTGAGACCACTAAAGCCACAGTTAAAGAGCTTAACTTGAAGCTTCAGAAGAAGAATGAAAAGGAGCTGTTGAGAGAAGAGGTTGATGGTTGTTTCAAGCCAGCTGGTGCTGTACTGAAGGATCTAAGCAAGGCAAAGATGAATTTATGCAAGAGGACGGTGGATCTTGCGGGTATACGCGGGTCTGTTGAGGTCTTGAACAAGAAGCTGCAGGAAGAAAAGGCTGCACTTGAGAAGACCCGCGAGAGACTTATGAAGAGGTCTTTGAAGGGTGAAACAGGCGAGATGGATGCGTTTGGAATGATGAATGAGGTTCAAAGAGTTAGCAGTGAAGCTCAAGAGTTGAAGAGAACAGGAGAGAGCGCACGGGTGGAGATTGTGAAAGCAATGGCTGAGATTGAAGACACAAGAGAGAAGATTAAAACGGCTAAGATCAGATTGGTTGCGGCTAGAAAGATGAAGGAAGCAGCCAGAGCTGCTGAGGCGGTTGCAGTCGCCGAGATTAAGGCTGTTACAGGAAGCCAGAAGACGGACGAGGCCGATGCAATGTCGAGAGTTGAAGCTAATGTTCTGAAGAAAGTAGACGAAACGGCGCAAGAAGTTGAAACCAGCAAGAAGGCAATGGAGGAAGCTGTGGAGATGGTTGACACTGCTAATGCTACAAAACTCGAAGGAGAAGAGACGCTACGAAACCGGCAGTTAGAGAAAGGACAGAGGAGAAGATTATCTTCGTCAGTGAACAACACAGCCAAGTTCAAGAGCAGAAgagagacaacaacaacaacaccaagaaCGACGCGTCTGATGGATGTAAACGGTCTGCATCTGACGTATGATGATGTTGCTGTTGGTTCATCATCTTCAGTACCTGTCTTGAAGGCAACAATGTCAATCGGGCAAATACTCAGCAAGAAGCTACTTGTTGCTGAGGATTCAGATGCGATGAATGTTGCTAGCGAGAGGAAGAAAATGTCGTTGGGTCAGATGCTGGCAAAGAATAGCAATGATGATGAAACTTGGAGCAAGAAGAGTGAAGGGAAGGAGAATGGGAAAAGATCATTGACTCGAAAGAGATTTGCTAAGATCGCTATGTTGCTGAAGAAAGAGagcaagaacaagaagaagatagCTTTGAAGTTGAGGTGA